In Entelurus aequoreus isolate RoL-2023_Sb linkage group LG12, RoL_Eaeq_v1.1, whole genome shotgun sequence, the DNA window CgaacactgatgacgtctattaaacaagacaagaagcaaggaattaaacagagacagaattaaatttggctcaattgaggagtctgggctgtaccgtatttttcggactataagtcgcattttttttcatagtttggccgggggtgcgacttatgtgtgaaattatcaacacattagcgtaaaatatcaaatattatttatctcattcacgtaagagactagacgtataagatttcatgggatttagcgattaggagtgacagattgtttggtaaacgtatagcatgttctatatgttatagctatttgaatgactcttaccataatatgttacgttaacataccaggcaccttctcagttggttatttatgcctcatataacgtacacttattcagcctgttgttcactattctttatttattttaaattgcttttcaaatgtctattcttggtgttggcttttatcaaataaatgtccccaaaaaatgcgacttatactccagtgcgacttatatatgtttttttccctctttgttatgcattttcggccagtgcaacttcagtgtttcccacacattcatttatttgtggcggcccgccacgaaagaattacgtccgccacaaatttaaatttgttgccttatttgtatttcaccactactgttttctgtttatttgctaCTGActttggcaggacacctctgcctctgtttcactttatgttgctggtaaataatatggttgtagtagtaggctaaagttaaattatttagtatgcactaattaaaggggcagagctttaagagaaattttagcttttatgttttataagatatattttttgtaagaaccacaactaataaatatatttcagtgaataatttattgttcaaatctgtatataaatatgtacataaagtgttgtaattatattgtaaaatggatggatggatggatggacgtttaaaacaaaactgttattattcattagtaagtatacattttttgagcctttttagagaaaatcatatcattgtagtaaattatgcaaattactcgatgatgtcatggtgaccacgcccatggccacgctcccaccgccacaggtatgttggcagtttatgggaaacactgaacttatactccggagcgacttatactccgaaaaatacagtactcttgtacagtctccatcacgctctggcgaaagattgtacgcctcctcttttatttggactttccctgattacatggcaacagctgtttctaagggacgggggtcgtaaacagccatcgcctttggttacagaacagttcaaagaaaaggtcgcaaacagttcacagaaaaggtcgtaaaacagttcaacgaagaggtccctgtaggggagtcaggtcctgcttcctcttcgctttgtagatctcgggtcaagacaatatcttactgttgattacaatacatgaaagaaacagaacaccttcatgttgcttcccatcctacacagtgtagttttacaagccttctgcttggtaggattaaagacagcttttgccttctcgccgggaactcacggcaacacaaagttttgtgataacttagatacaattattctgacaacacaaatacacacagTTAGTCCTGAGAACTTTGGTCTTCAAGTTTGGGGATTCGAGTAGGGTTGTctctgtaccaaaatgtattttgatacttttctaaataaaggggaccacataaaaatgtcattattggctttattgtaacaaaaagttttagggtacatgaaacatgtttattattgtaatttagtccttaaataaaatagtgaacatactagacaacttgtcttttagtagtaagtaaacaaacaaagactcctaattagtctatgcagtaacatattgtgtcatttacacacctattattttgtacacattataagggacaaactgtaaacatttattattaatccacttgttcatttactgttaatatctgcttattttctgtttcaacatgttctatctacacttctgttcaaatgtaataatcacttattcttctgttgtttgatactttacattagttttggatgataccacaaatgtatcaatcaatcaatacatcaaagtttatttatatagccctaaatcacaagtgtctcaaagggctgcacaagccacagatcccacatcagggcaaggaaaaactcaacccaatgggctacaatgagaaaccttggaggggaccgcagatgtgggggggatcgatccgataccaagtagttacaggatcatacaatggtcataatttaagtttcaCGTGTCcaggggacatatttcctgagtttatgaatataatatcaattaaaaaaaagattttgtgactataaaaaaatatcaatgtaatcacagTAGTGTCGACTAAATACTctcttcagaatcagaatcagaaatactttattaatccccgaggggaaatgaacattttcagcacaatcccattcaagatcagacaaacattacagggagacagaacaggatcgctgacgggtctgccaacttccgagggccccttacaaaaaaggtgagatacaggtaaacaataggGGGAGCGGGGGGGTgagaaaatggtaaatgggttatacttgtatagcgcttttctaccttcaaggtactcaaagcgctttgacagtatttccacattcacccattcacacacacattcacacactgatggcaggagctgccatgcaaggcgctaccagcagccatcagaggcaaagggtgaagtgtcttgcccaaggacacaacggacgtgactaggaaggtagaaggtgggaattgaaccccagtaaccagcaacactccgattgctggcacagccactctaccaacttcgccacgccgtccctcaatacatacatacatacgtgtatatatatattatatatatgtgtatatgtatgtctttgtatagatatatatgtatatatatatatatatatatatatatatatatatatatatatatatatatatatatatatatatatgtgtatatgtatgtctatgtatatatatgtatatatatatatatgtgtatatgtatgtctatgtatatatatatgtatatatatgtgtttatatatatatatgtgtatatgtatgtctatgtatatatatatgtatgtatgtatatatatatgtatgtatatatatatatatgtgtatatgtatgtctatgtatatatatatatgtgtatatgtatgtctatgtatatatatatatgtatatatatgtatatatatatatatgtgtatatgtatgtctatgtatatatatgtatatatatatatatatgtgtatatgtatgtctatgtatatatatatgtatatatatgtgtatatatatatatgtgtgtatatgtatgtctatgtatatatatatatatgtgtatatgtatgtctatgtatatatatgtatatatatgtatatatatatatatatatgtatgtgtatatatatgtatatatatatatatgtgtgtgtgtatatatatatatatatgtatatatatatatgtatatatatatgtatatatatatatatgtatgtatatatgtatgtatatatatatatgtatgtatacatatatatatgtatgtatatatatatatgtatgtatatatatatatgtatgtatatatatatatgtatgtatatatatgtatgtatatatatatatatgtatgtatatatatatgtatgtatatatatatatatatatgtgtatgtatatatatatatatatatgtgtatgtatatatatatatatatatgtgtatgtatatatgtatatatatgtgtatgtatatatatatatgtgtatgtatatatatatatgtatatgtatatatatgtgtatatatatatatgtatatatatatatatatatatatatatatatatatatatatatatatatatatatatatatatatatatatatatatatatatatatatacagtaaaaaaatacttggtatcattacagtggatgtcaggtgtagatccactcctggcgtttgtttacattgtgacgccggtgagctattgtatcctcctacggtgtgtagtgaagcatgtttacctattcctcgtcctgcagtgacaatgctacttgtaagaaacttactttatttgttgccatggagtgcggatggatgttagctgctagttcgctagccatgtctcaaagcacctcttcctgagggtgtttcagtgttataacttcacctttatctttactttttacaccaaaatgcgtccattctcccttttctgtctacacacagtgtctgcttgtaagtactccgtgtgtgtgtgcgctgcccaacatgctcgtctgctcgtaaactagcaatgtcacgacgtgtcgGCGCGCCTTCGTGCACTACTTTTTAgaagtggtatagtaccgaatatgattaattagtattgcggtactatactactacTGGTGTACCGTACCACCCTAGTCGGAATACATAAAAATCCTGATTTGGATATGAATACATGTTTGTGTACCCCTAGTGAGGAATAATACTTTCAAGTTGATATTGGAATGATGAATTATTGATGACATCTGCTGCTTGTTTAACGTCTCATGTAAGTGCTTGGAGTTTAAATGGCTTTGAGGAGACAAAATGGATAAACCTTCCATTACACTTTGGTTCTGTTAACTTAGAGATTGCGTGTACGTGCTTTGAATTGAAACGGAGCTTTTGAAATTGAACGCCTAATTTACTCAAACGACTTTTTCTTTCTGTCCTTTCAAATGTTTTTCTCCCCCCCGTCTGTGATTAATGAGGCGACCAGCAGCCTTGTTGGATTGAATGTGTTGCTAGCACAGCAGCATGGAGATGCAAACTTTCAATTTGCAGCACATTGCGCTAGAGGTGAAGCCTTGCTTCATTTTAAAAGCTTCATCCTGTACATTACACACTTTGCCACTAAAACTTAAGTCCTTAAAATTCAGTCAGCTTACTGCTAttagctgttgttgttgttgttgttgttttcacatGAAAATgtatgctgatttttttttcaatatttgcaTATTTCAAGGCGGAGCGTAGCGGCTGCGATGTCCTCAGCATCCCCGTATTCATGCGGCGTGGCGGGTCCGAGTCCAACCTGGATGTGGTGGACAGCATTGGACACATCGGCGTGGGTCTGGACTTCAGCAAGGGGGCGCTGGGCATCGACAGTCTGCAGCAGAAGATCCTCAAGGTGTGGAGAAGTTTTATTGTGTTTGTACTGTTGTGCAGAGGTCTTTAACAGGTTAGGGTTACGGTTTGCTTCATTAGActttatgtttatgtgtgtgtgtgtgtatatatatatatatatatatatatatatatatatatttatatttatatttatatatttatatatatatactgtacatatatatatacacatatatatatatatagagatatatatatacacatatatatatatatatatatatatacacatgtatataatatatatatatgtgtgtgtatgtatatatatatatatagatatatatatatatatgtatgtgtatataatatatatatatatatatatatatatatgtgtgtgtgtatgtgtgtatatatatatatacacatatatatatatatatatatatatgtatgcgtgtatataatatatatatatatatgtgtatgtgtgtatatatatatatatatatatatatatgtatgcatgtatataatatatatatatatgtgtgtgtatgtatgtatatatatatatataaatatatatacacacacacatatatatatatatatttatatatatacatatatatacacacgcatacatatatatatgtatatacacatatatatacacgcatacatatatatatatgtatatacacatatatatatatgtatatacacatatatatatgtatatatatacacgcatacatatatatatatatatattatatacacgcatacatacattatatatatatatatatatatatatatatatatatatatatatatatatatatatatatatatatatatatatatatatatatatatatatatatatatatgtatgtatgcgtgtatataatatatatatatgtgtgtgtatgtatgtatgtatgtatatatatatatatatgtatgtatatatatatatatatatatatatgtatgtatgtatgtatgtatgtatgtatgtatgtatgtatgtatgtgtggggaaaaaaaatcacaagactattttatctctacaggcctgtttcatgagggtttcctcaatcatcaggagattttaatggaagcattcacataccatggtttatatagggcacagagcgggtgggtacaggcaggcgtaggggcgtggtgattggctcatgtgttacctaggaggtgtttccttctgtgacggcatgctgatacaatttcgctgcgcttgttgagggatgacaggtctggacggtatataataaacagtttctcttttaagcataggttgcatcttttattaccactgttgtaaggtgcgccggatgcaagaatttgccatgttattgaatattcaacattgttgtctttgagattccaaatgtgtttgtgtctcctctcaattgctctgtttattgcagttctgagtgttgctgtgtcggttttggaattggattgcattgttatggtattgctgtgtattgttttgttggattgattactttaaaaaaataataataataatattaataacaataataataatacaaaaataaaaaatcgatttttaaaaatgagaatcgattctgaatcgcacaacgtgagaattgcgattcgaatcgattttttcccacaccccctaatatatatatatatatatatatatatatatatatatatatatatatatatatatatatatatatatatatatatatatatatatatatacatacatatatatatatatatatatatatatatatatatgtatatatatatatatatgtatatatatatatatatatgtatatatatatgtatatatatatatatatatatatatatatatatatatatatatatatatatatatgtgtgtgtatatatatatatatatatatatatatataaagatgtgtaaaaAATTGAGTGCAGTACTTAGaggcaaccagcagaggcgctgttcatTCAGCCTTAACTTGTTTGAAACTACTATTAAGAAGGAATGATGACACACAACTGGTACCATTTTTTGACAGATATATAACTATGATAAATATACGTTTGTTAGCTTTTCCCAGGATTGTATCGTGTAGAGTCGGTGCCCTCCGATCCTCGTCGCCACGGAAACGTTCCTTGTTGTCTTCCAGGTGACGGAGCAGATCAAGGTGGAGCAGACGGCGCGTGACGACAACGTGGCGGAGTACCTGAAGCTGGTGAACAACGCCGACAAGCAGCAGGTGGCGCGCATACGTCAGGTGTTTGAGAAGAAGAACCAGAAGTCGGCCCGCTCCATCGCCCGGCTGCAGAGGAAGCTGGAGCAGTACCACCGCCGCGTGAAAGACGGCGAGGGCAAGCACCACAAGGATGGCGGCAAGGAGTCCGGGAGTCACAGCAAGGAGGGCAGCCTGCGGGACGTCAGCTCCTCGGGGCGACACCCGGCGCTGGACAAAGTCAAGACCATCGGGCCGGGCGTCTCGCTCTCGCCGCCGTTCTTCTTCAACAAGTCCCGGGGCTTCGCCAACCTCATCCGGAACAAGTACGGCAGCGCCGACAACATCGCTCACCTCAAGAGCATGGACTCCGGTTCCGGGCTGCAGGCGGAGGGCACGGCCAGGGGGTTGAGCGGCAGCGCCAACACCGTAGCCAAGACCAGCAAGTACCACAGCGACGACGAGTGCTCCACCGGCACCTCGGCCTCCGCCGACTCCAACGGCAACCCCGCCGGGGGCTCGGCGGCCGGCTCGGGGGTCGCGGCCCACTCGGACGCCAACAGGCAGCTGGCGGAGGTCCTGGAGATGGTGCGGGAGATC includes these proteins:
- the tmcc3 gene encoding transmembrane and coiled-coil domain protein 3 isoform X1 gives rise to the protein MRRLTLTSLCAVGDSLEEKGARRRQSAERSGCDVLSIPVFMRRGGSESNLDVVDSIGHIGVGLDFSKGALGIDSLQQKILKVTEQIKVEQTARDDNVAEYLKLVNNADKQQVARIRQVFEKKNQKSARSIARLQRKLEQYHRRVKDGEGKHHKDGGKESGSHSKEGSLRDVSSSGRHPALDKVKTIGPGVSLSPPFFFNKSRGFANLIRNKYGSADNIAHLKSMDSGSGLQAEGTARGLSGSANTVAKTSKYHSDDECSTGTSASADSNGNPAGGSAAGSGVAAHSDANRQLAEVLEMVREIREAQAQLAEDIETLNTQFKRDYGYFSQVMQEERYRYERLEDQLNDLTELHQHETSNLKQDLASVEEKVAYQAYERTRDIQEVLETCQTRVSKLELQQQQQQQTVQLENADAKVLLGKSINIMLAIATVILVCVSTAAKFAAPLLRSRLHLALTCMGVSLLALLWKNWEHLQCALERLLLPH
- the tmcc3 gene encoding transmembrane and coiled-coil domain protein 3 isoform X3, with the translated sequence MNTIDANMAERSGCDVLSIPVFMRRGGSESNLDVVDSIGHIGVGLDFSKGALGIDSLQQKILKVTEQIKVEQTARDDNVAEYLKLVNNADKQQVARIRQVFEKKNQKSARSIARLQRKLEQYHRRVKDGEGKHHKDGGKESGSHSKEGSLRDVSSSGRHPALDKVKTIGPGVSLSPPFFFNKSRGFANLIRNKYGSADNIAHLKSMDSGSGLQAEGTARGLSGSANTVAKTSKYHSDDECSTGTSASADSNGNPAGGSAAGSGVAAHSDANRQLAEVLEMVREIREAQAQLAEDIETLNTQFKRDYGYFSQVMQEERYRYERLEDQLNDLTELHQHETSNLKQDLASVEEKVAYQAYERTRDIQEVLETCQTRVSKLELQQQQQQQTVQLENADAKVLLGKSINIMLAIATVILVCVSTAAKFAAPLLRSRLHLALTCMGVSLLALLWKNWEHLQCALERLLLPH
- the tmcc3 gene encoding transmembrane and coiled-coil domain protein 3 isoform X2; the protein is MRKNVSVLPLIYVTEAERSGCDVLSIPVFMRRGGSESNLDVVDSIGHIGVGLDFSKGALGIDSLQQKILKVTEQIKVEQTARDDNVAEYLKLVNNADKQQVARIRQVFEKKNQKSARSIARLQRKLEQYHRRVKDGEGKHHKDGGKESGSHSKEGSLRDVSSSGRHPALDKVKTIGPGVSLSPPFFFNKSRGFANLIRNKYGSADNIAHLKSMDSGSGLQAEGTARGLSGSANTVAKTSKYHSDDECSTGTSASADSNGNPAGGSAAGSGVAAHSDANRQLAEVLEMVREIREAQAQLAEDIETLNTQFKRDYGYFSQVMQEERYRYERLEDQLNDLTELHQHETSNLKQDLASVEEKVAYQAYERTRDIQEVLETCQTRVSKLELQQQQQQQTVQLENADAKVLLGKSINIMLAIATVILVCVSTAAKFAAPLLRSRLHLALTCMGVSLLALLWKNWEHLQCALERLLLPH